The Microbacterium sp. SORGH_AS_0862 genome has a segment encoding these proteins:
- the alr gene encoding alanine racemase, with product MSNASDPRTDAVMSAPELRVDEDAIRANVRYFSRLTRSRLMAVLKADAFGHGPVASAVIEEGATAFGVASLDEGLTLRRNGLDVPILSWLNPVDADFASAVSERIDLGVSGAESLHAIVRAALRCGHPARLHLHADLGMSRDGAPASEWRSLCELARMAERQGHVQIVGIMGHMSCADRPDDPQNLCERLRFDAAVRSARHRGLAPSVTHLAATAATITGAGGDHDLHRIGAGLYGIDPSRTSSELRFALSLRAPVISARRVGAQVSVGYGASFTTDRPTHLALLPLGYADGLPRAASHRAEVLVRGRRRRIVGLISMDMAVIDTGDDFLTPGEPVTVFGPGDQGEPTVADWARWSETIDHEIVTRIGVRVSRVHRRTHRKDP from the coding sequence GTGTCGAACGCCTCAGACCCCCGCACTGATGCGGTCATGTCGGCCCCGGAGCTGCGCGTGGACGAGGACGCGATCCGAGCCAACGTGCGGTACTTCTCCCGTCTCACGCGGAGCCGCCTGATGGCGGTGTTGAAGGCAGACGCATTCGGTCATGGTCCCGTCGCATCAGCGGTGATCGAAGAGGGGGCTACCGCGTTCGGAGTCGCGTCGCTCGACGAAGGACTCACGCTTCGGCGCAACGGTCTCGACGTCCCGATCCTGAGTTGGCTGAATCCGGTCGATGCCGACTTCGCGTCGGCCGTATCGGAGCGCATAGACCTCGGCGTGTCCGGTGCGGAATCGCTGCACGCGATCGTCCGAGCCGCGCTTCGCTGCGGTCACCCGGCACGACTTCACCTGCATGCCGATCTGGGCATGAGCCGTGACGGCGCGCCCGCATCCGAGTGGCGGAGCCTGTGCGAACTCGCCCGGATGGCGGAGCGGCAGGGGCATGTGCAGATCGTCGGGATCATGGGGCACATGTCCTGCGCCGACCGCCCGGACGACCCGCAGAACCTCTGCGAGCGGCTGCGCTTCGATGCGGCCGTTCGAAGCGCTCGCCATCGAGGGCTCGCGCCATCCGTCACGCATCTCGCGGCGACGGCGGCCACGATCACGGGGGCCGGCGGTGATCACGACCTCCATCGCATCGGAGCGGGCCTGTACGGGATCGACCCTTCGCGGACCTCGAGCGAGCTGCGCTTCGCTCTCTCCCTGCGCGCGCCGGTCATCAGCGCGCGTCGGGTCGGTGCGCAGGTGAGCGTCGGTTACGGCGCCTCCTTCACCACGGACCGTCCCACCCACCTGGCCCTGCTTCCGCTGGGTTATGCGGACGGGTTGCCGCGCGCGGCCTCCCACCGGGCGGAGGTCCTCGTGCGGGGTCGCCGTCGTCGGATCGTCGGCCTGATCTCCATGGACATGGCGGTCATCGACACCGGCGACGACTTTCTGACCCCAGGGGAGCCCGTGACGGTCTTCGGGCCCGGCGACCAGGGAGAGCCCACCGTGGCTGACTGGGCGAGATGGTCGGAGACCATCGACCACGAGATCGTCACCCGAATCGGTGTACGCGTCTCTCGTGTGCATCGCAGAACACATCGGAAGGATCCCTGA
- a CDS encoding histidine ammonia-lyase has product MGVTFPSGSITVRTAADEVVILHICDVCGAVVAEAEDTDLALHKRWHRMTGSRNWIDPSTGLLHGSGNTASPGGSPR; this is encoded by the coding sequence ATGGGCGTCACATTCCCGTCGGGATCGATCACGGTGAGGACCGCAGCAGACGAGGTCGTGATCCTGCACATCTGCGATGTGTGCGGCGCCGTCGTCGCGGAAGCAGAGGACACCGATCTGGCATTGCACAAGCGCTGGCACAGGATGACCGGCTCCCGAAACTGGATCGACCCGTCGACCGGCCTCCTCCACGGCTCCGGCAACACCGCCTCGCCGGGCGGGTCGCCGAGGTGA
- a CDS encoding DMT family transporter, with amino-acid sequence MLPAEVILNDVANDLVGVFRDPGILIGIPIALLGAVFMSLGAQYQHRGVVKVERLANASGASGLSGGQLLQLLRRPSWVAGTVMLGLGITCQLTALAFAPLILVQPLGAVSLVITTLLNARISGHKPTKASVRSIIACVGGILIFVTIAAFVATEQPISQSELLTILGLLAVVVVLTALSWWLWMRKHARPLFYIVAAGVLYAFVATLAKVVIKNIQEGDFGWLSILCIVGLLVAVTLGAYFVQTAYSVGPPDLVIAGLTVIDPIVAVVIGLVILQEAATAGAWAIAGFVVAGLIAVYGVFSLTRNHPQVISDSQELPLQRGSRGDTAPPR; translated from the coding sequence GTGCTCCCAGCGGAAGTGATCCTGAACGATGTCGCCAACGACCTCGTCGGCGTGTTCCGTGACCCGGGCATCCTCATCGGCATCCCGATCGCCTTGCTCGGCGCGGTGTTCATGTCGCTCGGTGCGCAGTACCAGCACCGTGGTGTGGTCAAGGTCGAACGGCTCGCGAACGCGTCGGGCGCGAGCGGGCTCAGCGGAGGACAGCTCCTTCAGCTCTTGAGGCGGCCGTCCTGGGTCGCCGGAACGGTGATGCTCGGCTTGGGCATCACCTGTCAGCTGACGGCTCTCGCCTTCGCACCCCTGATCCTGGTGCAGCCTCTCGGGGCGGTGTCGCTCGTGATCACGACGCTGCTGAATGCGAGGATCTCCGGACACAAACCGACGAAGGCGTCGGTGCGTTCGATCATCGCGTGTGTCGGCGGCATCCTCATCTTCGTCACGATCGCCGCGTTCGTCGCGACGGAACAGCCGATCTCCCAGTCGGAGCTCCTGACGATCCTCGGACTGCTCGCGGTGGTGGTCGTGCTCACCGCCCTCTCTTGGTGGCTGTGGATGCGCAAGCACGCTCGTCCGCTCTTCTACATCGTCGCGGCGGGGGTGCTCTACGCGTTCGTCGCCACCCTTGCCAAAGTCGTGATCAAGAACATCCAGGAGGGCGACTTCGGCTGGCTTTCGATCCTGTGCATCGTGGGGCTGCTGGTCGCCGTGACGCTCGGCGCGTACTTCGTGCAGACCGCCTACTCCGTGGGCCCGCCTGACCTCGTCATCGCGGGGCTCACGGTCATCGATCCCATCGTCGCCGTCGTGATCGGTCTCGTCATCCTCCAGGAGGCGGCGACCGCGGGCGCCTGGGCGATCGCGGGCTTCGTCGTGGCCGGTCTCATCGCGGTCTACGGCGTGTTCTCTCTGACCCGCAACCACCCGCAGGTCATCAGCGACAGTCAGGAGCTGCCCCTGCAGCGAGGCAGCCGCGGAGACACCGCGCCGCCGCGATAG
- the def gene encoding peptide deformylase, whose amino-acid sequence MAVLPIRIMGDPVLHSPAAPVEEVTDEIRTLVADMYETMDAAPGVGLAAPQVGVGLRIFTYTYQDDEGAQWRGEIINPELWMTPLIPGDPDEDEESEGCLSFPGERFPLRRSERVRVTGTDLEGRPVSIEVEGWRARILQHEFDHLDGVLYVDRLSDADWKTTQKIARKRGWGRPGASWLPGVDDLEG is encoded by the coding sequence GTGGCTGTCCTTCCGATTCGCATCATGGGCGATCCCGTCCTCCACTCCCCCGCCGCCCCCGTCGAGGAGGTGACCGACGAGATCCGCACCCTGGTCGCCGACATGTACGAGACCATGGATGCGGCTCCCGGCGTCGGCCTGGCCGCACCCCAGGTCGGTGTCGGCCTGCGCATCTTCACCTACACCTACCAGGACGACGAGGGCGCCCAGTGGCGGGGCGAGATCATCAACCCCGAGTTGTGGATGACGCCGCTCATCCCCGGGGATCCGGACGAAGACGAAGAATCCGAGGGCTGCCTCTCGTTTCCCGGCGAACGCTTTCCGCTGCGCCGCTCGGAGCGGGTACGCGTGACCGGAACCGACCTCGAAGGCCGTCCGGTGTCCATCGAAGTCGAGGGCTGGCGAGCCCGCATCCTGCAGCACGAGTTCGATCACCTCGACGGTGTTCTGTACGTCGATCGCCTCAGCGACGCGGACTGGAAGACGACGCAGAAGATCGCCCGCAAGCGCGGATGGGGACGCCCGGGAGCGTCCTGGCTCCCGGGCGTCGACGACCTCGAGGGCTGA
- a CDS encoding flotillin family protein, with translation MDIAALGAMGLLAIVGGIVLVVVLVVVLILIRAWYRVAKADEALVIVGKKQRSTSGDSRITVITGGGAIVNPLTQRGEMISLRARQIKMEPTAQSSNGVTVNVSGVALVKIGSDPESVRRAAERFASQDKAIEQFTTEQLEGALRGVVATLTVEELMRDRQRLSDQIAEGIKSDLSSQGLILDSFQIQGITDQNGYISALGATEVERVKREAEVAKINAEREIRARQIATQEANLIEQTALDKNTAAAQAEVGRANAEAEQAEALARAERQQAVLLQEAENKQARLDADIKKVADANLYERERAADADAYAKVKAAQAQAQIAEQDAAATRLRANAEADAVRAEGEARAAAIQAEAEALSRNQQALLAQRALEALVPMMAEFAKGYDKVGSVTVLGGEGASSHLAAESAQGLRATFDAVKVATGLDLAEIIQGRVVGQAMGEQLQAAAPQGQHTPPAPPAAAPAADTTPEGA, from the coding sequence ATGGATATCGCCGCACTCGGAGCAATGGGGCTGCTGGCCATCGTCGGCGGAATCGTGCTGGTCGTCGTTCTGGTCGTCGTGCTGATCCTCATCCGCGCCTGGTACCGGGTGGCAAAGGCCGACGAGGCTCTCGTGATCGTCGGTAAGAAGCAGCGCAGCACCAGCGGGGACTCGCGCATCACGGTGATCACCGGCGGCGGGGCGATCGTGAACCCGCTGACCCAGCGCGGCGAGATGATCTCGCTCCGTGCCCGCCAGATCAAGATGGAGCCGACGGCGCAGTCCTCCAACGGCGTCACCGTCAACGTGAGCGGTGTCGCGCTCGTCAAGATCGGCTCCGACCCCGAATCCGTCCGCCGCGCGGCCGAGCGCTTCGCCTCGCAGGACAAGGCCATCGAACAGTTCACGACCGAACAGCTCGAGGGCGCGCTCCGCGGTGTCGTCGCGACGTTGACGGTGGAGGAGCTCATGCGCGATCGGCAGCGTCTGTCGGACCAGATCGCCGAAGGCATCAAGAGCGATCTGTCGTCGCAGGGGTTGATCCTCGACTCGTTCCAGATCCAGGGCATCACCGATCAGAACGGCTACATCTCCGCTCTCGGCGCGACCGAGGTCGAGCGCGTGAAGCGCGAGGCGGAGGTCGCCAAGATCAACGCGGAGCGCGAGATCCGGGCGCGTCAGATCGCCACCCAGGAGGCGAACCTGATCGAGCAGACGGCGCTCGACAAGAACACGGCAGCAGCGCAGGCCGAGGTCGGGCGGGCCAACGCCGAGGCCGAGCAGGCCGAGGCCCTCGCCCGGGCAGAGCGTCAGCAGGCGGTTCTGCTCCAGGAGGCCGAGAACAAGCAGGCGCGCCTCGATGCCGACATCAAGAAGGTCGCCGACGCCAACCTCTACGAGCGTGAGCGCGCGGCCGATGCCGACGCGTACGCCAAGGTGAAGGCGGCGCAGGCGCAGGCGCAGATCGCGGAGCAGGATGCGGCCGCCACGCGGCTGCGTGCGAACGCCGAGGCCGACGCCGTTCGTGCCGAGGGTGAGGCGCGCGCTGCGGCGATCCAGGCGGAAGCCGAGGCGCTCAGCCGCAACCAGCAGGCTCTGCTCGCGCAGCGCGCTCTCGAAGCACTCGTGCCGATGATGGCCGAGTTCGCGAAGGGCTACGACAAGGTGGGTTCCGTCACCGTCCTCGGCGGAGAGGGCGCCAGCAGTCACCTCGCGGCCGAGTCCGCGCAGGGTCTTCGCGCCACCTTCGACGCGGTCAAGGTGGCGACCGGCCTCGACCTTGCGGAGATCATCCAGGGCCGCGTCGTCGGTCAGGCGATGGGAGAGCAGCTGCAGGCCGCGGCGCCGCAGGGTCAGCACACCCCGCCCGCACCGCCGGCAGCGGCTCCGGCCGCCGACACGACACCCGAAGGGGCGTGA
- a CDS encoding ATP-binding cassette domain-containing protein yields the protein MDQAAHSIDCSDISLAHAGSDERVIDGISFRLERGAALILVGSTGSGKSTLAAVLAGQADEGVHVVGGDAVVEGVSVRHGGRRRRALPVFAGYLGQQDGAQLPPRLTVAEIVAEPVTSRARRVNARALELRVVTLLDELGLSIGAASKFPYELSSGMRQRVAIARALVLDPRLVVADEPMANLDVEGRELVRTAFETRRRERGTSLLLVANEAETLASFDADVLVMQAGHAVGFGHGVKQMQWTPSSSADRRLVSS from the coding sequence ATGGATCAGGCCGCGCACAGCATCGATTGCAGCGACATCTCACTCGCTCATGCCGGCAGCGACGAGCGTGTGATCGACGGCATCTCCTTCCGCCTGGAGCGCGGAGCCGCCCTCATCCTGGTCGGTTCGACGGGTTCCGGGAAGTCGACGCTCGCGGCCGTCCTGGCCGGGCAGGCGGATGAGGGCGTCCACGTCGTCGGCGGCGATGCCGTGGTCGAAGGGGTGTCGGTGCGGCACGGCGGTCGCCGTCGTCGCGCCCTTCCGGTCTTCGCGGGCTACCTCGGCCAGCAGGACGGTGCCCAGCTCCCGCCCCGGCTGACGGTGGCCGAGATCGTGGCGGAGCCGGTGACGAGCCGTGCGCGGCGGGTGAACGCCCGTGCTCTCGAGCTGCGGGTGGTGACGCTCCTCGACGAGCTCGGACTCAGCATCGGCGCGGCCTCCAAGTTCCCGTACGAGCTGAGCTCGGGGATGCGTCAACGTGTCGCGATCGCCCGAGCACTCGTGCTCGATCCCCGCCTGGTGGTTGCCGACGAGCCCATGGCGAACCTTGACGTCGAGGGACGGGAGCTGGTGCGGACCGCTTTCGAGACGCGGCGCCGGGAACGGGGTACCTCGCTGCTCCTCGTGGCCAATGAAGCGGAGACGCTCGCGAGTTTCGACGCCGACGTGCTCGTCATGCAGGCGGGGCACGCGGTGGGATTCGGACACGGCGTGAAGCAGATGCAGTGGACGCCTTCGTCGTCGGCCGATCGTCGTCTCGTGTCGTCGTGA
- the dnaG gene encoding DNA primase, producing the protein MPGRIAQADVEEVKARTNIADIVGERVALKSAGVGSLKGLCPFHDEKSPSFHVRPQVGFYHCFGCGESGDVYTFLRRMDHLTFTEAVERLAGRIGYTLHYEEGGAAPETSGRARLYAANAAAAEFFRAQLLTPEAEVGRRFLGERGFDAGAAAHFGVGFAPPGWSGMLDALLAKGFTKEELLTAGLVSQGQRGVYDRFRGRVVWPIRDVTGQVLGFGARRLLEDDKGPKYLNTPETPIYRKSQVLYGIDLAKRDMARGEKRRVIVVEGYTDVMACHLAGLTTAVATCGTAFGGDHMKVLRRIMGDDAAAEIVFTFDPDAAGQKAAVRAFAETRTANVQSFVAVGPADLDPCDLRLARGDGAVRALMDTKVPMFEFVIDQRLAGLDLRTVEGRLAGLNLAAPLLAEIRDEPLRRRYEHVLARRLGEDLKDVHREVARQRARAAGAPEPAAAPVAAPDAPQPTAMRVTLASLPRSADLERDAVMGFLQYGHRLDPAELRAALDETFQHPALEAVRSSIAAVPDHSRPGWAAAAVDAVREPFRSLAAELLTGEFPARDEEHAVISARDLALRIRLRAIDRQKQELVGDIQRLAPDSPEGREVRLRLRELDAARLRLTLDQ; encoded by the coding sequence ATGCCGGGGCGCATCGCGCAAGCCGACGTCGAGGAGGTGAAGGCCCGCACGAACATCGCCGACATCGTGGGGGAGCGCGTCGCGCTCAAGTCCGCCGGCGTCGGCTCCCTCAAGGGGCTGTGTCCGTTCCACGACGAGAAGAGCCCCAGCTTCCACGTGCGACCGCAGGTGGGCTTCTACCACTGCTTCGGATGCGGCGAGTCCGGCGACGTGTACACGTTCCTGCGGCGCATGGACCACCTGACCTTCACCGAGGCGGTCGAGCGCCTCGCCGGCCGCATCGGCTACACCTTGCACTACGAGGAGGGCGGGGCGGCGCCCGAGACGTCCGGACGCGCGCGCCTGTACGCGGCGAATGCCGCGGCGGCCGAGTTCTTCCGTGCGCAGTTGCTGACCCCCGAGGCGGAGGTGGGGCGTCGTTTCCTCGGTGAGCGGGGCTTCGACGCCGGCGCGGCGGCGCATTTCGGGGTGGGCTTCGCGCCGCCGGGGTGGTCCGGGATGCTCGACGCACTGCTGGCGAAGGGCTTCACCAAGGAGGAACTGCTCACGGCGGGCCTCGTCTCGCAGGGGCAGCGCGGCGTCTACGACAGGTTCCGCGGTCGCGTCGTCTGGCCCATCCGTGATGTCACCGGTCAGGTGCTCGGCTTCGGTGCGCGACGCCTGCTCGAGGACGATAAGGGGCCGAAGTACCTCAACACGCCCGAGACGCCGATCTATCGCAAGTCGCAGGTTCTGTACGGCATCGACCTCGCTAAGCGCGACATGGCCCGCGGCGAGAAACGTCGGGTCATCGTCGTCGAGGGTTACACCGACGTCATGGCGTGCCACCTGGCTGGCCTCACCACCGCGGTTGCGACCTGTGGCACGGCGTTCGGCGGCGACCATATGAAGGTGCTGCGCCGCATCATGGGCGACGACGCGGCCGCCGAGATCGTCTTCACCTTCGATCCGGATGCGGCGGGCCAGAAGGCCGCGGTGCGGGCATTCGCCGAGACCCGCACCGCCAACGTGCAGAGCTTCGTGGCCGTGGGGCCCGCGGATCTCGATCCGTGCGATCTGCGGCTGGCTCGCGGTGACGGCGCGGTGCGCGCCCTGATGGACACCAAGGTCCCGATGTTCGAGTTCGTCATCGACCAGCGACTCGCCGGCCTCGACCTGCGCACGGTCGAGGGTCGACTCGCGGGTCTGAACCTCGCCGCCCCCCTGCTGGCCGAGATCCGTGATGAGCCGCTTCGCCGGCGCTACGAGCACGTCCTCGCGCGCCGACTCGGCGAAGACCTGAAGGACGTCCATCGCGAGGTGGCCCGCCAGCGGGCGCGCGCCGCGGGCGCGCCGGAGCCCGCGGCCGCTCCGGTGGCCGCGCCCGACGCCCCGCAACCGACGGCCATGCGCGTCACACTCGCCTCGCTGCCCCGCTCGGCCGATCTGGAGCGCGACGCGGTGATGGGATTCCTGCAGTACGGGCACCGCCTCGACCCGGCAGAGCTGCGGGCGGCCCTGGATGAGACGTTCCAGCATCCGGCACTCGAGGCGGTGCGGTCGAGCATCGCCGCGGTCCCGGACCACTCTCGTCCCGGATGGGCGGCGGCGGCCGTCGACGCCGTGAGGGAGCCTTTCCGCTCGCTGGCCGCCGAGTTGCTGACCGGCGAGTTCCCGGCGCGCGACGAGGAGCACGCGGTGATCTCGGCGCGAGATCTGGCCCTGCGCATCCGGTTGCGTGCCATCGACCGGCAGAAGCAGGAGCTGGTCGGAGACATCCAGCGGCTCGCCCCCGACTCGCCGGAGGGGCGCGAGGTCCGGCTGCGCCTGCGCGAACTGGATGCGGCGCGACTGCGCCTGACCCTCGATCAGTAG
- a CDS encoding deoxyguanosinetriphosphate triphosphohydrolase produces the protein MRSSTTVAAEHSVTGTRPDGYEATDAERFFAEQHRSQRDDFARDRARVLHSASLRRLAAKTQVLSPASPADFARNRLTHSLEVAQVGRELATALQLAPDVVDTACLSHDLGHPPFGHNGERALNDWAEDIGGFEGNAQTLRILTRLESKVISDDGRSYGLNLTRASLDATCKYPWTIDSPVPDPGGRLKFGVYPDDEPVFRWMRQGAPGRVRCIEAEVMDLSDDIAYSVHDFEDAVINGYLDPGRLSDPRQHAALLSAIQTWVGYDFTRDELDDALYRLTSLPEWIASFDGTRAAHARLKNLTSDLIGRFARAATAATREAYDAPALTRYNGHVVVPRVVEAEMAVLKGTIGAFVVTIEGRKELYREQRRLLKRLATALWEAPEHLDALHAEDFARAESDSARRRVVVDQVASLTDRFALGWHHRLVGEIDTETLDVWMPGGRTIARSLYALPEPLEGL, from the coding sequence ATGCGGAGCTCGACCACAGTGGCGGCTGAACACTCCGTGACGGGGACGCGCCCCGACGGGTATGAGGCGACAGACGCCGAACGCTTCTTCGCCGAGCAGCACCGCTCGCAGCGCGACGACTTCGCCCGCGATCGCGCGCGGGTCCTCCACTCCGCCTCGCTGCGCCGACTGGCGGCCAAGACGCAGGTGCTCTCTCCCGCGAGCCCGGCCGATTTCGCGCGCAACCGGTTGACGCACTCGCTCGAGGTCGCGCAGGTGGGGCGCGAGCTGGCCACCGCGCTTCAGCTGGCGCCGGACGTGGTGGACACGGCGTGTCTGAGCCACGATCTCGGTCATCCACCGTTCGGGCACAACGGCGAGCGTGCGCTCAACGACTGGGCCGAGGACATCGGAGGTTTCGAAGGCAATGCCCAGACCCTCCGCATCCTGACCCGGCTCGAGTCGAAGGTGATCTCGGACGACGGCCGCAGCTACGGGCTCAACCTGACGCGTGCCAGCCTCGACGCGACCTGCAAGTACCCGTGGACCATCGACAGCCCCGTGCCCGATCCGGGTGGGCGGCTGAAGTTCGGCGTCTACCCGGACGACGAACCGGTCTTCCGCTGGATGCGCCAGGGCGCGCCGGGACGGGTGCGGTGCATCGAGGCCGAGGTCATGGACCTCTCGGACGACATCGCCTACTCGGTGCACGACTTCGAGGACGCCGTCATCAACGGTTACCTCGACCCCGGGCGCCTCTCGGACCCGCGCCAGCACGCGGCGCTGCTGAGCGCCATCCAGACCTGGGTCGGCTACGACTTCACGCGCGACGAGCTCGACGACGCGCTCTACCGCCTGACCAGCCTGCCCGAGTGGATCGCGTCCTTCGACGGCACCCGGGCGGCGCACGCGAGGCTGAAGAACCTCACCTCCGACCTGATCGGCCGCTTCGCCCGCGCCGCGACCGCGGCGACGCGCGAGGCGTACGACGCACCCGCCCTCACGCGGTACAACGGCCACGTTGTCGTGCCGCGCGTCGTGGAAGCCGAGATGGCGGTGCTCAAAGGCACGATCGGAGCGTTTGTGGTGACGATCGAGGGGCGGAAGGAGCTCTACCGCGAGCAGCGCCGACTGCTGAAGCGGCTCGCGACCGCCCTGTGGGAGGCGCCCGAGCACCTCGACGCCCTGCACGCGGAGGACTTCGCCCGTGCGGAGTCCGACAGCGCACGACGGCGCGTGGTCGTCGATCAGGTCGCGAGTCTCACCGATCGCTTCGCGCTGGGCTGGCACCACCGCCTCGTGGGCGAGATCGACACCGAGACCCTCGACGTCTGGATGCCGGGAGGGCGAACCATCGCTCGATCCCTGTACGCCCTGCCCGAGCCCCTCGAGGGGCTCTGA
- the dusB gene encoding tRNA dihydrouridine synthase DusB: MTTTIAPARPLRLGPIEVEVPVVLAPMAGITNTAFRRLCREYGAGLYVSEMITSRALVERNDTTMRLIRHHESETPRSVQLYGVDPATVGAAARLLADEDRADHIDLNFGCPVPKVTRKGGGAALPWKSGLFGDIVRAAVRGAGDIPVTVKMRKGIDDDHLTYLDAARIAEDAGVAAIALHARTASQFYSGNADWDAIGTLKQTITSVPVLGNGDIWSAEDAVRMVEQTGCDGVVVGRGCLGRPWLFGDLARAFGGGAGTQPVDATLGFVAAAFRRHAELLVEFFEDEDRGCRDIRKHVAWYFKGYPVGGDIRARLATASSLQEIDDLLGTLELDAPYPGEAAEGQRGRAGTPKRPALPEGWLDSRELATDAAGALADAELDHSGG, translated from the coding sequence GTGACCACGACAATCGCCCCCGCGCGCCCCCTGCGGCTCGGCCCCATCGAGGTCGAGGTGCCGGTGGTTCTCGCGCCCATGGCGGGCATCACGAATACGGCGTTCCGCCGGTTGTGCCGCGAGTACGGCGCAGGCCTCTACGTGAGCGAGATGATCACCTCGCGCGCCCTGGTGGAGCGCAACGACACGACCATGCGCCTCATCCGCCATCACGAGTCCGAGACGCCGCGCTCGGTGCAGCTCTACGGCGTGGACCCGGCGACGGTGGGAGCGGCCGCGCGCCTGCTTGCAGACGAGGACCGCGCCGACCACATCGACTTGAATTTCGGCTGTCCCGTCCCCAAAGTCACCCGTAAGGGCGGGGGAGCGGCACTGCCGTGGAAGAGCGGACTGTTCGGCGACATCGTTCGCGCGGCCGTGCGCGGTGCGGGCGACATCCCCGTGACCGTGAAGATGCGCAAAGGCATCGACGACGATCACCTCACCTATCTCGATGCCGCCCGTATCGCGGAGGACGCGGGTGTCGCGGCGATCGCGCTGCACGCGCGCACCGCGTCGCAGTTCTACTCGGGCAACGCCGACTGGGACGCGATCGGGACGTTGAAGCAGACCATCACGAGCGTTCCGGTGCTGGGCAACGGCGACATCTGGTCGGCGGAGGACGCCGTGCGCATGGTCGAGCAGACCGGCTGCGACGGTGTCGTGGTGGGGCGCGGCTGCCTCGGGCGTCCGTGGCTCTTCGGCGACCTGGCCCGCGCGTTCGGCGGCGGTGCGGGTACGCAGCCCGTCGATGCGACGCTCGGCTTCGTGGCGGCGGCCTTCCGCCGACACGCGGAGCTGCTCGTGGAGTTCTTCGAGGACGAGGATCGCGGATGCCGGGATATCCGCAAGCACGTGGCCTGGTACTTCAAGGGGTATCCCGTGGGCGGCGACATCCGGGCGCGCCTGGCGACGGCATCCTCGCTGCAGGAGATCGATGACCTCCTCGGCACGCTGGAGCTAGATGCGCCGTACCCGGGCGAGGCGGCGGAAGGGCAGCGCGGCCGGGCGGGGACCCCGAAGCGCCCGGCGCTTCCCGAGGGCTGGCTCGACAGCCGAGAGCTGGCGACCGACGCCGCCGGCGCACTGGCGGATGCGGAGCTCGACCACAGTGGCGGCTGA